In the genome of Synchiropus splendidus isolate RoL2022-P1 chromosome 13, RoL_Sspl_1.0, whole genome shotgun sequence, the window TCGTATgctaaaaaaaatcagtgtgcattaaatatctttatttcatgtttatttattcatttcgctttctgaaaataaaaactaataatttaataaaaattaaaatattttatgtgcacTGAATGAATTTTAATTTTTCTTTAACTGTATCTGAATTTGTAAACCATTGTTTGTGCATTCAATTAAACTTGGACTATTTCGTTTGCGCTGAAAATCTTTTTTGTTTGCTGAATTTTGTAAGTTTGTGGAGGTTGACTAAACTCCGTCAGCTACTCTTGCGCTCCACCCTGGGTGCGGTTACCTCCTCCTCAGCTTGCACTCCTCATACGGCAGTGAAATGTAGAAACACTTGTCGTAGACGTCAATGAGAGGCCTGCGGACAGGGAGAGAGGTGAGCGTGACGGGTCTGGGGTCGGCAGGTCACGGGGTCAGGACAAGCACGGGCGGCGTCTCACTGGTAGTTGTAGATGAGGAAGCCCTCCACGATCAGGATGTGAACGCTGCCGGGCTCCTCGGCCCCCGGCGACAGGCCGACGCCGTGCGAGCGGGCGAACTTGGCGGGGTTCTCCTGCCAGCCCCTCACCGTGTTCACCATGGCCTCCATGTCCAGGGCGCTGATCACTGGAGAGAGCAGGGAGGGACAGAAGAGCGCGTGTCACCACACGAGCGAGCAACGCCGCGCTGCGATGCGTTCTAACAACACATCGGCCGTGTTGCTTTGGTTAATGTGCAGGTCTGAAAGTGATGATAATG includes:
- the LOC128769946 gene encoding nicotinamide riboside kinase 2-like isoform X3, with amino-acid sequence MEAMVNTVRGWQENPAKFARSHGVGLSPGAEEPGSVHILIVEGFLIYNYQPLIDVYDKCFYISLPYEECKLRRSTRTYTVPDPPGLFDGHVWPMYLKHRKEMESYCDRIEYLDGMSSKDDVYTRAFDSIHNSLLNSV